One window of Psychrobacillus sp. FSL H8-0483 genomic DNA carries:
- a CDS encoding YaaL family protein, translating to MFFQKGKLKKEFDQQFVTLIKETKEDWQQAQLIEDYLNDYDLDAVAKRKMTESIHFYLYKEAKIRNVILK from the coding sequence GTGTTTTTTCAAAAAGGGAAATTAAAAAAAGAGTTTGATCAGCAGTTTGTTACTCTCATTAAAGAAACAAAGGAAGATTGGCAACAAGCGCAATTAATAGAAGATTATTTGAACGATTATGATCTTGATGCTGTTGCAAAAAGAAAAATGACAGAAAGCATTCATTTTTATTTATATAAAGAAGCAAAGATTCGTAATGTCATATTAAAATAG
- a CDS encoding YbaB/EbfC family nucleoid-associated protein has protein sequence MRGMGNMQGMMKQMQKMQKQMAEAQEELGTQRFEAVAGGGMVKVVVSGHKEVLEVELDPTVVDPEDIEMLQDLIVIATNEAMKKAEETANSTMGQFTKGLNLPGMF, from the coding sequence ATGCGTGGAATGGGAAATATGCAAGGTATGATGAAACAAATGCAAAAAATGCAAAAACAAATGGCTGAGGCTCAAGAAGAATTGGGTACTCAACGCTTTGAAGCAGTTGCTGGCGGTGGAATGGTGAAGGTTGTTGTCTCTGGACATAAAGAAGTGTTAGAGGTAGAACTCGACCCAACTGTGGTAGATCCAGAGGATATTGAAATGCTTCAAGACCTAATTGTAATTGCAACAAATGAAGCTATGAAAAAAGCAGAAGAAACGGCGAACTCCACGATGGGTCAATTCACGAAGGGATTGAACCTCCCTGGCATGTTCTAG
- the tadA gene encoding tRNA adenosine(34) deaminase TadA, with protein MDEYYMNLAIEEAKKAAAIGEVPIGAIIVYKDEVIAKAFNLRETTQNATTHAELLAIQEACAKIGSWRLEETTLYVTLEPCPMCAGAILQSRIPRVVYGARDAKAGCVDSLYHLLNDSRFNHICEVTEGVLSETCGSLLTHFFRDLRAQKKNQKRQ; from the coding sequence TTGGATGAGTATTACATGAATTTAGCAATAGAAGAAGCAAAAAAAGCCGCAGCTATTGGAGAAGTGCCAATCGGTGCTATCATTGTTTATAAAGATGAGGTTATAGCAAAGGCCTTCAATCTAAGAGAAACGACACAAAATGCGACAACACATGCCGAACTACTAGCCATTCAAGAGGCATGTGCGAAAATTGGTAGCTGGCGATTAGAAGAAACGACTCTCTATGTAACACTGGAGCCTTGTCCAATGTGTGCGGGAGCTATTTTACAATCTCGAATTCCTCGCGTTGTGTACGGTGCAAGAGACGCAAAAGCTGGTTGTGTAGATTCGTTATATCATTTACTAAATGACAGTAGATTTAATCATATATGCGAAGTTACAGAAGGAGTTTTATCCGAAACATGCGGAAGTTTGCTTACACATTTTTTTAGAGACCTTCGTGCACAAAAAAAGAACCAGAAACGCCAATAA
- a CDS encoding deoxynucleoside kinase — MSIPFITVEGPIGVGKTTLAKAIADTYQFELLKEIVDENPFLDKFYDDIAEWSFQTEMFFLCNRYKQLSDIDKKYILKEKAVVADYHIFKNLIFAKRTLSKIEYEKYEAIYHILTKDMPVPNIVIFLDASLDVLVSRIDMRGREFEKKISPDYLDQLTTDYRMFMDDFEEKHPEVTVLRFNGDEIDFVQNGQDLKKIVEKVDATLHRRSF, encoded by the coding sequence ATGTCAATTCCATTTATAACGGTAGAAGGTCCTATTGGGGTTGGTAAGACCACCTTAGCAAAAGCGATTGCTGACACATATCAATTTGAATTGCTAAAAGAGATTGTGGATGAAAATCCTTTTTTAGATAAGTTTTATGATGACATCGCAGAGTGGAGTTTCCAAACAGAAATGTTCTTTCTATGCAATCGATATAAACAACTAAGTGATATTGATAAAAAGTATATATTGAAAGAAAAAGCAGTTGTGGCAGATTACCATATTTTTAAAAATCTAATTTTCGCTAAACGAACGTTAAGTAAAATAGAATATGAAAAGTATGAAGCAATCTATCATATATTAACGAAAGATATGCCAGTTCCAAACATAGTTATCTTTTTAGATGCAAGTTTAGATGTACTTGTTAGTCGTATTGATATGCGTGGAAGAGAATTTGAGAAAAAGATTAGTCCAGATTATTTGGATCAGCTTACAACAGATTATCGTATGTTTATGGATGATTTTGAAGAAAAGCATCCGGAAGTAACGGTTCTTCGATTTAATGGTGATGAAATAGATTTTGTGCAAAATGGACAAGATTTAAAAAAAATAGTAGAAAAAGTAGATGCAACATTGCATAGAAGGAGTTTTTAA
- a CDS encoding glycosyl hydrolase family 18 protein translates to MIYVVKQGDSLYGIAKQFGTNATTLASINGIPDSDVLVLGQALVLPSTPSPDRPLIESNLYVEWYTEIPSENVIKQVETNAAQLTYMMPFAYEVKRDGTLTTMSWGKLPEVAKANKVETVIVLANIENGAFSDTLAHTIFTNQEVKQKVFEQAVAEAKKRGTTHIHTDFEYIDSADRENYVNFLKELKAYAKGFTISASLAPKTSAEQNGKWYGGHDYKAIGEVVDFVVIMTYEWGYSGGPPMAVSPIGPVRKVLEYAVTEIEPSKVMMGQNLYGYDWTLPYKPGNPFAKAVSPQQAIQLAKDRNAAIEYDPVAQAPFFHYWKDGKEHEVWFEDARSIQAKFNLLNELKLLGISYWHSGFDFPQNWYLLNEMFRVKKK, encoded by the coding sequence TTGATTTATGTAGTTAAACAAGGAGATAGTTTATATGGTATAGCCAAACAGTTTGGGACTAATGCCACTACTCTTGCTTCAATAAATGGTATACCAGATTCAGATGTACTAGTTTTGGGGCAGGCACTTGTATTGCCCTCTACACCAAGCCCTGATCGACCGTTAATTGAATCAAATCTGTATGTAGAATGGTATACAGAAATCCCTTCGGAAAATGTGATTAAACAAGTAGAAACAAATGCAGCACAATTAACCTACATGATGCCTTTTGCTTATGAAGTGAAAAGAGACGGTACGCTAACTACAATGAGTTGGGGTAAATTGCCAGAAGTAGCAAAAGCAAATAAAGTTGAAACCGTCATAGTACTAGCAAACATAGAAAATGGAGCATTTAGCGATACGCTAGCACACACTATTTTTACAAATCAGGAAGTAAAACAAAAAGTATTTGAGCAAGCAGTAGCAGAAGCAAAAAAGCGAGGAACCACACATATTCATACCGATTTTGAATATATAGACAGTGCTGATCGAGAAAATTATGTGAACTTCTTAAAGGAATTAAAAGCATATGCAAAAGGCTTTACCATATCGGCTAGTCTTGCACCAAAGACAAGTGCTGAACAAAATGGAAAGTGGTATGGTGGTCATGATTACAAAGCTATTGGTGAGGTAGTGGATTTTGTTGTCATTATGACATATGAATGGGGTTATAGTGGAGGTCCACCTATGGCGGTATCTCCAATTGGTCCAGTTCGAAAAGTATTAGAATATGCTGTAACCGAAATTGAGCCTAGTAAGGTCATGATGGGTCAAAATTTATATGGCTATGATTGGACACTTCCATATAAACCGGGGAACCCATTTGCTAAAGCTGTAAGCCCACAGCAAGCCATTCAGTTAGCAAAAGATCGTAATGCAGCTATAGAGTATGATCCAGTTGCGCAAGCACCTTTTTTCCACTATTGGAAAGATGGGAAAGAGCATGAGGTCTGGTTTGAGGATGCGCGGTCGATTCAAGCGAAGTTTAATCTATTAAACGAATTAAAGCTACTAGGCATATCTTATTGGCATAGTGGTTTTGATTTCCCTCAAAATTGGTATTTACTCAACGAGATGTTTCGTGTAAAGAAAAAATAG
- a CDS encoding deoxynucleoside kinase, with product MNLREKYGIPSNAVITIAGTVGVGKSTMTKALADALNFKTSFEKVDSNPYLDRFYEDFSKWSFHLQIYFLAERFKEQKRMFEYGGGFIQDRSIYEDTGIFAQMHKEKGTMDPIDHETYTSLFDAMVMTPYFPHPNLLIYIEGSLEDIIERIQDRGRPMEQQTPISYWEEMHGRYEKWIDGFNGCPVLRLNINDYDIVQNPEDVEAILERIGHFMEQTVTLRK from the coding sequence ATGAATTTAAGGGAGAAATATGGCATTCCATCTAATGCAGTTATTACAATTGCAGGAACTGTAGGAGTAGGGAAATCTACGATGACAAAAGCTCTAGCGGATGCACTTAATTTTAAAACTTCTTTTGAAAAAGTAGATTCCAATCCATATTTAGATCGTTTTTATGAGGATTTTTCAAAATGGAGCTTTCATTTACAAATTTACTTTTTAGCAGAGCGTTTTAAAGAGCAAAAAAGAATGTTTGAGTATGGCGGAGGCTTTATTCAAGATCGTTCCATTTATGAGGACACTGGAATATTTGCTCAAATGCATAAAGAAAAAGGAACGATGGATCCAATAGACCACGAAACGTATACTAGCTTGTTTGATGCAATGGTTATGACACCTTACTTCCCTCACCCAAATTTATTAATTTATATTGAAGGTTCATTAGAAGATATAATTGAACGTATTCAGGATAGAGGTCGCCCAATGGAGCAGCAAACCCCTATCTCTTATTGGGAGGAAATGCATGGTAGATATGAAAAATGGATTGATGGATTTAATGGGTGCCCAGTACTTCGTTTAAATATTAATGATTATGACATCGTGCAAAATCCAGAAGATGTAGAAGCAATTCTTGAGAGAATTGGTCACTTTATGGAGCAAACTGTAACGTTACGTAAATAA
- the recR gene encoding recombination mediator RecR → MHYPEPISKLIDSFMKLPGIGPKTAARLAFFVLTMKEDTVLDFAKALVDAKRNLSYCTVCGHITDIDPCHICQDQQRDLSMICVVQDTKDVIAMEKMRDYNGLYHVLHGAISPMDGVGPEDINVPSLLKRLQDTQVEELILATNPTIEGEATAMYISRLLKPSGIKTTRIAHGLPVGGDLEYADEVTLSKALEGRREL, encoded by the coding sequence ATGCATTATCCTGAACCGATATCCAAACTAATAGATAGTTTTATGAAATTGCCAGGGATTGGGCCGAAAACAGCGGCCCGTCTGGCATTTTTTGTGTTAACAATGAAAGAAGATACTGTTTTAGATTTTGCTAAAGCACTAGTTGATGCGAAAAGAAATTTAAGCTACTGCACGGTGTGTGGGCATATTACAGATATCGACCCTTGTCACATATGCCAAGATCAACAACGTGATTTATCCATGATTTGTGTAGTTCAAGACACCAAAGATGTTATAGCTATGGAGAAAATGAGAGATTATAACGGTTTATATCATGTTCTCCATGGAGCAATTTCCCCCATGGATGGTGTTGGTCCAGAAGATATAAATGTACCATCTTTATTAAAAAGGTTACAAGATACCCAAGTGGAAGAGCTCATATTGGCCACAAACCCTACAATAGAAGGAGAAGCCACTGCAATGTATATTTCTCGTCTTTTAAAACCATCGGGTATTAAGACAACGAGAATTGCTCATGGTTTACCTGTAGGTGGAGATTTAGAGTACGCAGATGAAGTAACTTTGTCTAAAGCTTTAGAAGGCCGTCGAGAGTTGTAA
- the dnaX gene encoding DNA polymerase III subunit gamma/tau codes for MSYQAFYRAYRPQSFAEMSGQTHIKQTLQNALLYNKTTHAYLFSGPRGTGKTSAAKIFAKALNCESGPAKEPCNTCETCKSITEGSNTDVIEFDAASNSRVEEMRDIIEKVRFAPSNARYKVYIIDEVHMLSTSAFNALLKTLEEPPAHAVFILATTEPHKIPLTIISRCQRFDFKRITSMDIVSRMKEVLTDAAIEYDVNVLKIIAQAAAGGMRDALSMLDQVVSFSGEKMTIQDALLVTGSIGQEVFFQLADALIEKDVARALGYVEQLVEDGKDPVRLTEDFITFYRDLLILLVAPKQTELLEIATGDALFLELASKFPVDTLYKSISILTNTQQEMRFSNHAKVYLETAIIRLAQVPKEAMVNSESNAELEMKVKSLESQLQQLQQQISQGIIPQANGGEQEQPKRQRQKSSGGVKVSSGRIQEILKTATKTDIQTIKSQWASIMQQLQISHAALLNDAEPVAASSSAFVLKFKYDIHCQMAIENKTFSSSFPQLIASLTGTMYEVVYVPEESWLKIREEFIKQNGLKQGGEGATEDTSSKPNEAIEFLQGMEEISEDPLIVEAEKLFGKEFVEVHDD; via the coding sequence TTGTCGTATCAAGCTTTTTACCGCGCTTATCGACCTCAGTCGTTTGCGGAAATGTCCGGTCAAACACATATCAAGCAAACCCTTCAAAATGCCCTCCTTTACAATAAAACCACACATGCGTATTTATTTTCAGGGCCACGAGGAACAGGGAAAACAAGTGCAGCAAAAATATTTGCCAAAGCCCTAAACTGTGAAAGTGGACCAGCAAAAGAGCCATGTAATACTTGTGAAACATGTAAGAGTATTACGGAGGGTTCTAATACAGATGTGATTGAGTTTGATGCGGCTTCTAACTCTCGAGTAGAAGAAATGAGAGATATTATTGAAAAAGTTCGATTTGCACCTTCAAATGCTCGTTACAAAGTGTATATTATAGATGAAGTGCATATGCTTTCTACAAGTGCTTTTAATGCATTGTTAAAAACATTAGAAGAACCACCAGCGCATGCGGTATTTATCCTAGCAACAACCGAACCACATAAGATTCCATTAACAATAATATCTAGATGTCAGCGATTTGATTTTAAACGAATTACATCTATGGATATTGTCTCTCGAATGAAAGAAGTCTTAACAGATGCAGCTATTGAATATGATGTAAACGTACTGAAAATTATTGCGCAGGCTGCTGCAGGCGGTATGCGGGATGCACTTAGTATGCTCGATCAAGTAGTGTCGTTTAGTGGGGAAAAAATGACCATACAAGACGCATTACTAGTAACTGGATCTATCGGCCAAGAGGTATTCTTTCAGCTAGCAGATGCGTTAATTGAGAAAGATGTAGCAAGGGCACTTGGTTATGTTGAACAGTTAGTGGAAGACGGAAAAGATCCTGTTCGATTAACGGAGGATTTTATTACGTTTTACAGAGACTTACTCATATTACTTGTAGCTCCCAAACAAACGGAATTACTTGAAATAGCAACGGGAGATGCTTTATTCCTGGAGCTGGCTTCTAAATTCCCAGTAGATACCCTGTATAAAAGCATCTCGATATTGACAAATACTCAGCAGGAAATGCGTTTTTCAAATCATGCGAAAGTATATTTGGAAACAGCAATCATACGTCTAGCTCAAGTACCAAAAGAAGCGATGGTAAATAGCGAGAGTAATGCTGAGCTAGAAATGAAAGTAAAATCACTTGAAAGCCAGTTACAACAATTGCAGCAACAAATAAGTCAAGGAATAATTCCACAAGCAAACGGTGGAGAGCAGGAGCAGCCAAAGAGACAAAGGCAGAAGTCTTCTGGTGGTGTGAAAGTGTCAAGTGGTCGAATTCAAGAAATATTAAAAACAGCTACAAAGACAGATATTCAAACCATTAAATCTCAGTGGGCTAGTATCATGCAACAGCTCCAAATATCACACGCAGCACTGTTAAACGATGCAGAACCAGTAGCAGCATCTTCCAGTGCATTTGTGTTAAAATTTAAATATGATATACATTGCCAAATGGCTATTGAGAATAAAACATTTTCTTCTTCATTTCCCCAACTAATCGCTAGCTTAACAGGAACAATGTACGAGGTTGTGTACGTACCAGAGGAAAGTTGGTTGAAGATTAGAGAAGAGTTTATTAAACAAAATGGTCTAAAACAAGGTGGCGAAGGGGCTACAGAAGATACCTCTTCTAAGCCAAATGAAGCAATAGAGTTTTTACAAGGGATGGAAGAGATATCGGAAGATCCTTTAATTGTAGAAGCTGAAAAGTTATTTGGAAAAGAATTTGTAGAAGTACATGACGACTAA
- a CDS encoding pro-sigmaK processing inhibitor BofA family protein, which translates to MKLIIIVCSLVLLLLLMFRKSFSVILEGLSIFLFRLGFSIFLLFGVHLLLGLVGYTIPVNLFTGAVVAVLGVPGVASVVVISILI; encoded by the coding sequence ATGAAGTTAATTATCATTGTGTGTTCACTAGTACTACTATTACTTCTTATGTTTAGGAAATCTTTTTCAGTGATATTAGAAGGGCTTTCTATATTTCTATTTCGTTTAGGTTTTTCTATTTTTTTATTGTTCGGAGTGCATTTACTTTTAGGTTTAGTAGGATATACAATCCCTGTTAATTTATTTACGGGAGCAGTAGTGGCGGTGTTGGGAGTACCTGGAGTAGCTTCTGTGGTAGTTATTTCTATATTAATATAA